CCCCCGGTTCCCTTTCACCCACATCAATAATGATTGGACGATGATCAGAATGACGAGGGTCTCCATTTATCACCTTCACCAAAGGAAAAAGACATCTCCACATACTATTTGCCAATGCCCGGTCTAGTCTCTCTTTTGTGTAACTGGCAACATTGTGATGATGATTCCTCCATGTAAAAGCATCCCCAACAAAGCCAAGATTGTGTAGACCACAGTCCTCAAGTGTTTTCCGGAAACTCCCCATGCATCCTTCAGATCGTGGGAGGCCTCCTTCTTTCTCACAACTAAATAATATTTCATTGAAATCACCACTGCACAGCCATGGCAACTTAAATTTGTCCTTTAAAATTCGCATCAGCTCCCACGTATTCGCTTTCTCCTCGCTTCTCGATTCCCCATATATTCCAGTGAAACGCCATTCCACCCCTTCCTGTTCCTTAACCACAGCATCAATATGGTATTTTGACATGCTTTTAACTGACAAGTCTATCTCCCTCTTCCAAAAAAGTGCCAAACCACCACTAGTACCTATGCTATCTACAATCACCATGTTGGGCATTTTTAATCTCCATCGCAACCAATCCATCCACTTCCCATTATGCTATGTCTCTGCTATGAACAACACATCTGGGGCCTCCCGCTCCTGGAGATCCAGGAGTCCACGAACTGCCGGGCCATTCCCCAATCCCCGGCAGTTCCATGTTATTATCCTCATTTTTCCCGGCGGGACTGGCCTTGCAGTCCCGCCTTACCAAACTCATCCAAATCATCCATGCTTTCCTCTTCTTTTCCTAGCACCTTTATCTTTTTGTGCTTGTCACCACTGTTTAGAGCATCCTCTTCCAACATTCTCTTTTTTCAGTGGGTTGCAGTACAGTTCCCTCCTCTCTGTCTAGTTGCCTGGTATGTCTTTTAAAAGTCCCATGCCTCCTCTTGTCCGGTAGGTTAAGCTCCTCCTGTTGAAAATTTCCCTCCAACATATTTAATTCTGTTCTCGAACAATGCTGTTGGGGCACTAGTGTGTCCATCGGCCTGTCCTCCAAACCAGCAGTCCCCACCATGTGCTCATCACCATCTACCTCCATCTCTTTCTCCTCATCCCCAACAATTTTAATCATGGTGTTATTCCCATTGTCTTCTCCTGCCTGAACACTGACACCAACCTGCAACCCTTCATTCACCCTATCATCCACCCTATTTCCACCTCCTTCCCTTGCCTCATCATTTCTCTCCTTATTACCTGATCCTTGCCCCTCCCCAAAAGATAATCTCTTCAGCTCTCCACCACTCAACACTTCTTCAGTCTTCTTTAGTGGACTAGAAAACCCCCCATTCAGATCAGAGTTAGCATTTGACGAATCATTCAGATAAGCATTTGGCACCTTTGCTTTGTTCTTCGCAACATCTCTCCCCCAACTATCATTGGACCTCTGATTTTTGCTACCACCAGAGCTCCCCCCATCAAACCACTTACTTCTCATCTCTCCCACCCCCTCCTCTTAGTTGGATTTACTCGTAGCCAATCACCAAATTGATACTTCTCTCCCCCTCCAATATTCTCATCACACTCCCTCTCCACATGGCCCAGTAAACCGCATGCGTAGCAAAAATTTGGCAGAAATTCATATTTGATAGGGCACCAACATCCCTTTTCATTACCATCCTTCTCCATCATCACTCCACGGAGCAAAGGTTTACGGACATCCACACTAACCTTTATTCTAAGATAACCACCCACAGCTGACCCATCCTCGTCCGCATCAACCTCTAATGTCTTCCCCACTTTGTCCCCAATTGCCCTGCCTGTTTCAGCATTCATCAACCCCATGGGCAAATCAAAAACCCGAATCCATACTGGAGTAAACAGGAACTCCAAATCTTTAAGTCGTTTTGACGCATCAAAATCCACCACAATGATCAAATCGCCTCCAAATTCCCACGGGCCATCAGTGATTGCTCTCCTTTTTCCACCCGGTtgcaaaaaggagaaaagaaatagaTTGTTACCAAGTTCCTTACATTTGATTCCTTTAATGGGGCACCAAATTTTCCCCAAGGTCTGCGCAATACCGTCCGCATACCCAACCTTCCCTGAGAACAACTTCCCAAGTGCTTGCGGCATCACTCCTTCATCCTTGATGTCAGACCTCCAagcacctcccacccctcttcTTTCCTCCTCCGAAAGCTTGAGCCCCCTCAAGAGGCCCTCCAGCTCCCGTTCACCGCCTCCATGAGACTTCTCCATTTGCATTCCACCCGATCCAGAAAATCAGATCAGGCAAGCAGACTAGCAGATCTGTGGCTGAGAAAAGAAAGCAGGAATTTTGGTGGAGAAAGACAGGAGAAAACCAATCCGAAACCCTTGGCTTTGGAGCAGGGTTCGGCACCTCCTCTGAGTCGCCAGAGCACCAAGCGGTACCCAGTAACCAGAGACTTTATCCTCTCTCTTTTACCGGCAAGGGCAGAATTCCTTCCGTCCTGGTGAGAGAAGAGGCCAGTTTGCCAGAATGCTCATCTGTTTTACCTGGTGGTTCCTTCAATGAGGCAAGGCCATGGCAATCCCATACGGCCATACCATATTCGCTGAATCGCTGTTGCCTGTTGGCACGGGTGGTCCGGAGCACAGCGCAACTTCCACGAGGCACTTGTGCGTGCCATGTTCGGATCCCCTCTCAGCCACCTAACCTAGGCCACATTTGTATCCCTTGCGTCGGTAACCTAGACGAGTTAGCACTTAGCAGGGTAGTTTACTTTTGGGTGTTGCATTCTCCGGGGAAtggggggggtgggggtgggggaggggtgGATTATATTGTTGCAAAACGCATGATCATGGTGAAGGGTAGCATAGGCAGCGCAGTGTAGCCAAAGCCTGGTGGTCTCGTGATTCAAGCTAACAACTAACATGGATGCTCGGTTACCAATTGCCCTAGGTTTTTCTATTTGGCAGGAGCATAAAAAACAATTTTACTCCAGTGACCGTCATCTTATATTTAGCAAAAGGGTCTGTGCATCAGTGCATGGTTCTCCCGTTGACGTGATGGAAAAGGGAAGTCCCTGCGTCTTGGGCCTAATGGATCCCCTTTAATTTTTCCTTTATGGAAATATCATCTGTTTAGAAATGAAATCATTTTTATTGTAGgaataggaaaagaaaagggaaaatcaTTTACGTACATTCTTACTAATGTAACCCATCGTCGTGGACATTTCAATGGGCCAATGGCACCGCATTTTGGAACAGAAGACAACGCGTACGTGACGGCCCAAGAAAATCGTGATAGTCGGCCCAATTCATCAGAATACAAACAGCCCAAGACAGCGTAGGCATACGGGCAGCCGGCCCATCATCATTCCATCTCATATTCTCATCCGACTTGCAAACCGCTCACGCGGCCGCCTCGCGAGCAACTCCTCgttccgcgctcgccgcggcccgTCGTCGGTGGAGACAGAGGTGAGAGGTCCCGCTGGGCACCCTAGATCTCACCAGCGCGCCGGCGGCTAACCGGAGGGCCGCCGTGACCCTTCTGAAGCGCACAGGTTCGGTCATCCACTCGTCCGATCATCCCCCAGCGCCGCGTACTCCCTTCCCAGGTGTCCCCTCCCCTGATTTTCGCCTCCGATTGCCACCGCGTCCCAGTTGCTCCCTCCCCCGATCCTGACCTCCATCTCTCACGATTCGTGCTCGTGGTGGCAAGGAAGCGCATGCAGGATTAACCTAATGGATCTGATGCCCAGAAGGCTAGCACGGCAGGAACTAGGGGAGGTCAGGGACAATCACATACTGAAAAGCTCGGATCGTTATTCAGAGAAGAAAAGTGGCCAGGTCAGGAACTAATCTTCTGAGATATGGGGAAGTTTCACGTTCAGACACATCCTGCAGAGAATCAAGTAACTGCATGTGACAGAACAGTGAAGTTTTCAGGCGACAACAAAGCTAATCGATCGAATTCCTGAACTTGCATTTCATGCTGTTCATGACAACAAGCCATCAGAACTTGCTGTCATGCAAGGCAATAATTTTATCAAAAAAATTGAATGCTGATTGCCGACTGCTGAGCAATTAGCCAAAAGTTTTACTATCCACTCCAATTCAGTAGCCAAAGTACAGTGTTTAACTGTTAATAGATTCAGTTTTGATCTCCATCAACTTGGCTTTCAGCATCATGAAACAAGCATGATAAGTACCACTCATTAGCCCTAGCTGGTACTGGAAGCGTCACTGGCAAGTATGAAATACTTTCTCCATACACGCATTAAGCTAGAGAATCAATGGGGAGTAATCATAGAAGCATATGGTGCAAACACTCAACAACTCAATCCTAACACAATGCCTACAATATGTCCAAAAGAATGAATCCAGAAAATCCATATGACATTAAGCACGGGGAAGCTAAGCTGAACCCTGTGCTTTAACATGGTCAGGAACTTTTCAATTCTCACCAGAAGAGCATCAAGCCACCCGAGACAGCAAGGGCCAAGTAAGTAATGATGCTGACACCGACTTGGTATGATGAATTCTTCTCGTCTgccttcgcctttccgctcgcTGCTTTCCCTGAGGTTGGGTTGGGAGCGACATCAGAGGCCTTGGCATCTGGGGCAGGAGCAGGGGCTGGAGCGAGCGGGGGGTCGCTCTTGAAGATCTGCATTGGCAGGAGAACCTTGTTGACCTCGTACACCGCAACCGGGCGAGTTGAGTAGACACTGCTGCTGATCTTTGGGTTGGACCACATCGACTTCACTTGGATGGTGCCCATGTCGTAAGTGAGGTTCAGAGTGTATTGTGAACCAGCGAAGGTGGCCACCGGGTTGAGGGTGCTCAGCTTGTTGAACTCAGCCAGAGAGTAGTACTTGGGGAGTGCATGGTACAGGAGCAGGGACTTGAGCTGGTCTTGGGTGAGGTTGGCAAATGTGGTCTTCTTCAGTGCGGCGAACGCTGAGTCCTTGGGAACAAAGATGGTGATGCCCTCCTTGGTGTTGTTCGCCTGGTTCTGGAAGGTCTCAATGACATTGGTCTTTTGCAGGTACTCCAGGAAGGTGTGGAATGGGCCGGCCACACTGAGGAGATCAGCGAGGTCCACATGGTgtggcgccggtgccggtgctGGAGCCGGTGGAAGGACTGGAGTCGCTGGAGCAGGAGGACTCTTTTGAGCAGTTGTTGGTGAGGAGAGCACAATGGCTAGCATGGCCACGGTAAAAATCCCAGCTTTTAACTCCATCATAAAATCTGATTGCCTTCACTTCACTGTATCAATTCCCTGGAGTCATGCAAGAACAGGGAAGCATCAGACACTCCATATATCATTAtactttctttttatttataaaatttaaataACCAAATTATCAGTTTTTCAGTTTTGCAAATTCTGAACTGACTAGCTGCAAacataagcaaaaaaaaaagttggggTAGACACAGACAGCAAGTACTGAAGGTGCTAGTCAGTTATAAAGATCTAAATTGTTATTTCTATTCTGAACTGGCAGGAGGTAACTAAATTCTTCAAATTTAACAATCGCTAGTAATTTTCATACATGGAAGGAATATTTAGCTTTGATTTTAAGGAGTGTGGACATGAACAATAACCTCAACTACCACAACCTAAAGAAGATTTAGCACTAGAAATCAAACGGAGTCAAAGAACTAGACTTCTCCGTGATCTGAACGCCAAATTGGTGTTCAGATCCTTGCTGTACAGATTTGAGATCAGTAGGAGTGAGCACAATTTGAAAGAATAATTGATACTTTCTTTCCCTATCACCAAGAAAGACAAATGCAGGTGCCAAAAAAGAACATTAAGACCCGATCTGGCTGAATTGACCAGCATTATAGAACTGCCAGATGCCACCTATCAAATCAAAAGGCGACATAAACTAACACAGAGCCGAACAGTACTATCTCCTGTAGATCTCCGCGGCGTGAAAGAGCCGAAATCTGAAGAAGCCCCCAAAACTAAACGGTACAGAGCTTCATACCAAAACTTCTAACATTTGAGTCAGCTTGAAGGGAACGGAACACAGAACACCAGGAAGATCTGTTCTTCCTCGGGTCAGGAACTGAGGAACCAGATCCAAATGCAACCGCACGGCGCACTAGGCCCCTAGCACAGCACACTGAACTCTAAGCGCCTCTAGTCTAGCAAGAAAACCTCCAAATTGCAGGACATGTAGGCCAAGAAAAGCATAATCTTTGAGCATTGGAACATGGCGTTCGATTGCAGAGCGGGAGACAGGTTGAGGAGGAGAGTGACCTGAGCAGAGCCGGAGCAGAGGAGTAAGGCCAGCAGCCGAGCAGGACGAGGGAGGAATGGATGTGGGTGGTTGGATGGGAGGAGTTAAAGAGAAAGTGTTTATAAAAGATAATGAGACCATGGGAGGGTGGCACCTTGGCGGCAGCTGGTGGTGAGGGCAAGAGAGGCTGAGCAGAAGGTGTTGCCACACCCAATGACCCACATGCCACCTCGGCACCTCTCACTTTCTCATGCTTTCCTCAAGCCAAAGAGGTGAACTTCACAGCACCATAAAGAGAGCCAGGTAGGAGCTAGCTGCCATTTCTGTCCTGTCCTGAGTGACTCGCTTATGATTAGTGGTGGTATTAGCGTCCATAAGCTACAATGAGACGGTGCTAGCTTTGCAATGCTTGCAAGTGAGGATGTCTTTGGCTTTTTAACCAAGCTGCTTAGAAGTATACTAGCGAAGAATTCTTTTGAGGAATTTTCCCAATGTGGTCACCTTTACTTTAGCGCAAATAACCAAAGAGAAAGAGCTGGAATGTGGTGATCCAAGAAAAGGGTGTGAGAAGCTCATGTGATGTACTGACAAAAGCACAACTAATATGCCCTTTTGGCCTTTTCTTCTGTTGGACAGGATTCATTTCCTCCAGCCTTTCCAGTGTCGCGGTGCCCAACACTACCGGCTCATTTCAAAGCAGGATTACCAGAAGATTTCCACAAGAAGATGTGACAATCACCCTGTCTCTGCAGTTTCCATGGGAGCAGAGGCGCAGAGCAGAATCTTATGATGCTGCTCCAGTTCCAGTGATTGTTGCTCTGCGAGAATTTTGTGGCATGTGAATGTCTGAACGGAAGCTTCGGTTTCTGAATGCTGCACATGTTTGGTGGCCACAGGTAACAAGCCTTCTGCAGTGGTGTCTGTCCGCCGAGTTCATTATACACGCAAAAATGTACTGATATTCAcatgtttttgttttcttttcctttttttagccTACTTGACAAGTGCAGGTGGGTCTGCAACTCTGAATACGACATGCCGTTTTTCTGAACTGTTGCTTCGAATATTGGTACTGCAGGAAAAGGACTCGACCAGATCGAGAATTGCAAGCCTGATGTGATTACGTGAGGACGCGGCCAATGTGGTGCGAGAGGGTGGTGGAGAACTGGAGGCGGCGGTGTCGGAGGGACGAGACGAGACGAGACGACCTGTCCCTGCAGCTCAGCTCGTGCCCGGCCACTGTCCTTAGCTTAATTGAGCACCTTCTCGAGGGGAATGCAGAATAATCAACGGCTGTCGCGGTGGTTGGTGAAGGAAGAAGCCCTGATCATGAGAGCGGAGCTGTCAGGCTCGCTCGTTCAGCTGGGCGGGCTCCCCGAGCAGAATCATGGTTCGCCAAGAACTCGTGCCGCTTTACATCCGTGATCCAACACAGTATCACTGGAGCGGCATGATTAAATGCTCGTGTATGCTTTACGAAGCAGATGCCCATGAAAAATTACTGCGAGCGCATACTATGTTTGGGTGAATTTCAGATTTCTGAAATTGAGAATTCAGTGTTGTGGTTGTGGCCTCTGTATTGCTGCTGCATACTGAACTTGCCCGTCAAATTTGGATTCAGTGTGCGCGACAGCTTTGTTCACGCATCGGCAGAAACCTGAACTTGCACGTCGTGTTTCTTGAGACCGCTGAACTTGTTCACGCATCGTCTAGTTCAGTTCATGACCCTGCCACTTTGCAAGTACAGTAAGCTGGATGCTTTGTGTTCGCTTCAGTCCGAAGAAAACAAAGCATAGTGGACTGCCAATTGGGCTATACTATCATGGTCGCCATTAATAACACATGGTAGcgttcactttttttttctctggtaAATTATCTTgaaccgcaaaaaaaaaaaagatccccGGTTGCTGATGTTGTGGACCACTTCAAGAGCTGAGGCCTAGGTTTTCGGGCCTCTTGAGCATTTGACCTGACCAAACTGCAGGGTTCTGTTTTACTACTACCATGCAGGTTGCAGGTTGACCGTTGATCTGCAATGCCCTGCAAACTGCACATTCTCTTTTGCGCCTCCTTGGCTCTTGCCTTGCGTTCCTGTCTTGTCGGTGCTGCGAAAACATCACCTCTCCTACCAAAAAAAACATTTAATTTGCAGCCTAAAATGAACACGACAagggatcttttttttttctgaacaagggatttttttttttcgaaagattgaaaaaagaaatattcaATAAGCGATCGCATcacaatttttttaacaagACCAAAACAAGCCACTGGTGATAAGAAACATTTAATTTGCAGCCTAAAAATAAACACCACAAGCTCGCTCGTGTCGTGTCATGCCCACACATGTGGCGAGTGGGCCGGGTCGATCAGCGCAGCGCACCGCGCTTGGCGCCATCGAAGAAAAATCTCGCCGCGGAGACGTCGCTTGCGCGCAATCATTCGGCTCGGGCCCGGGCCACGGCCGGCGACCGGAGAACCACCGGAGGGGAGCGCGTGAAAgcgagcgccgcccggccgtcccgaccggtccggtcaaaccgccgccctccggtagcggtttaccggaccgatTTGATCGGAAACCGGTTGaactcaaatttaaatttaaaattgcatgtgtaaccggttccgatcggtataccggccggtttgaccggtttaccggtcgccatatgcggtgggccttaatgggccggcccatttttttatttttcttttttgatttaacttcaaatccccgcaaactatattaaatgaatgaatttttgagaaaatttgacaccattatatTCGTCGCacattgaagtatttttaggaatttttttgggaatttttttcatttttttaaattcaaatttgaattttgaattggggCCGATTTTATACCAGCCCAAACCGTAACCAgcccggaccggtttgaccagtaaccggtcaaaccagaccggttcccaccggtttcgtTAACCCTGCGTACAACACGCACATATTCCGGGATCATCTGGGAATCAGGGACCAGCCTAGCTAAGAGCTAAGCTAAACCCACCACTACTGTCAAGGCCGGCCCCCCGATTAAAGTAATCAGCGTGCCGGTGGCGCGAGTTACCGGATTTGGTAAGGCAAATCCAGCGCAATCTGGAGCGGCGTGGGGCTCCCGCTTCCGCCGCGTAgcgatgacaggtgggcctgcatGGCAACAAGTCCCCAGGATCTGAGCTCAGCGTCAGCGAGCGCCGCGTCAAGATTTGGAGCCCAACAACATCTCGCAGCGAGCACCCCCACGGCCCCACCCAAAGACGTTGGTGGAATCTCAATCCCAGACTATCCGCCATATGCTgcagcagattttttttttgttgatagAGTTTGATGCGACGAGTACACCGACGTCATTTGCTCGTTCAGCTTCAACACGTACTGTACGTATAT
The Panicum virgatum strain AP13 chromosome 6N, P.virgatum_v5, whole genome shotgun sequence genome window above contains:
- the LOC120678784 gene encoding fasciclin-like arabinogalactan protein 7, with the protein product MMELKAGIFTVAMLAIVLSSPTTAQKSPPAPATPVLPPAPAPAPAPHHVDLADLLSVAGPFHTFLEYLQKTNVIETFQNQANNTKEGITIFVPKDSAFAALKKTTFANLTQDQLKSLLLYHALPKYYSLAEFNKLSTLNPVATFAGSQYTLNLTYDMGTIQVKSMWSNPKISSSVYSTRPVAVYEVNKVLLPMQIFKSDPPLAPAPAPAPDAKASDVAPNPTSGKAASGKAKADEKNSSYQVGVSIITYLALAVSGGLMLFW